Part of the bacterium genome, GTCGAGCCGGACGCTGCCGGACAGCATCCGGTAGAGAACGGGCGTGAGCCACAGTTTGAGACGGCCCGGCATCTGTCTCCTACCCGACAAGTGAAAGCGCGGCATCGGCGGCGCGGTTCCAGACGCCCGGAGCGCCGAGCGTCTCGCGCAGCGCGTCCACGCTCGAGGCGAAACGCGCCCGTCGCGAGCCTCGGGTCAACCAGTCGGCGAGATCCTGCGCCAGCCCGTCCGGCGTCGCCGCGTCCTGCACGAATTCGCGGACCAGTTCGCGATCGAGGACCAGGTTCGCCAGTCCGATGCGCTTGATGCGCACGAGCCGGCGGGCCACCAGGTGGTTGAAGGCAGACGTCCGGTACGCGATCGCGTGGGGGACTCCCGCCAGAGCCGTCTCCAGCGAAGCCGTGCCGCTGCAGACCAGGGCGAGGTCCAGTTCCCGCAGCAGCTGGTCCAGGGGCGCGTCCGAAACATCTGCGCCGGCGTCGCGCACCGGAGCCAGCGCATCTTCGCGGACGCCCGGGGCGCGGCTTACGACACATCTGAAACTACGGTGCGGAGCGAGACTCTTCAACCGTGCCACCGTTTCCAGCATCAAGGGCAGGAGCATGTCGAGTTCCTGGCGTCGGCTGCCCGGGAGCAGACCGACCGTCAGGACAGACGACGCCGAGATGAAGCGCGCTTCCCGGGCCCTCCTGTCGCGGTCGGCAACCGACTTGTCGTATCCCTCGATCAGGGGATGACCCAGCCAGACCGCGGGAACGCCCCTCGCCCGGAAAAAAGCCGGCTCGAAGGGAAGCACGGTCCCGACGAGATCCGCGGCGCGGCGCAATCTGCCTGCGCGCCAGCCTCCCCAGGCCCAGAGCTGCGGGGCCACGAGGTAGAAGACGGGCACGCCGCGATGCCGGGCGTGGGAGGCGAGTCCCAGGTTGAAGCCGGGGAAATCGACCGGCACGCAGAGGTCGACGCCGCCGCCGGCCAGATGCCGCCGCAGCGTCCGCCGCGCACGCCAGAGGGTGGGCAGGGCGGCCAGGACCTCGCCGAAACCCATGATCGAGAGCGCCGACCGCTCGCAGACGATCTCCACACCGGCCGCGGCGAGGATCTCCCCGCCGAGAGCCGTAAAACGGGTTTGCGGGCGGCGCGCACGCAGGGCGCGGACCAGTTCGGCGCCGTAGCGCTCGCCGCTGGCCTCGCCGCAGGCGAGAAAGACGTGCAGGGATGCGGAGACCGGCTGATCCGGCATGGCGCGGCTCCTCACGGGAAAACGGCGGGACGGATCCCGCCGCCATGACCACCCGTCGGCGGAATCAGCGTA contains:
- the lpxB gene encoding lipid-A-disaccharide synthase translates to MPDQPVSASLHVFLACGEASGERYGAELVRALRARRPQTRFTALGGEILAAAGVEIVCERSALSIMGFGEVLAALPTLWRARRTLRRHLAGGGVDLCVPVDFPGFNLGLASHARHRGVPVFYLVAPQLWAWGGWRAGRLRRAADLVGTVLPFEPAFFRARGVPAVWLGHPLIEGYDKSVADRDRRAREARFISASSVLTVGLLPGSRRQELDMLLPLMLETVARLKSLAPHRSFRCVVSRAPGVREDALAPVRDAGADVSDAPLDQLLRELDLALVCSGTASLETALAGVPHAIAYRTSAFNHLVARRLVRIKRIGLANLVLDRELVREFVQDAATPDGLAQDLADWLTRGSRRARFASSVDALRETLGAPGVWNRAADAALSLVG